CGTGATGGCGAGGTGGATGTGATCACGGCGTACACGACGGACGCCAAGATCGATGTCTACGACCTGGTGTTGCTGGAAGACCCACGGCAGGCTTTCCCGCCTTATGAGGCGTTGGTGTTGCTCGGTCCGCGCGCGGGCGGCGATGCGCAGGTGGTGGCACGATTGACGCCATTGATCGGAACGATCGATGCCACGCTGATGCGTGAGATCAACCGGCTGGTGGATGAAGAGGGGATGCTGTCGCGCGATGCTGCGAGCACGCTGCGGCGTAGGCTGGTGGATCAATCGTTGTTGTCGAATTGAGAAGCGTTGTTCTTGAATCGTTCGAGCGAGGCGTCGGGGACGTCGTTTTTCATCACCTCGCGCAGGATCATGGTGGCGAAGGCTCCGCGGGTGAGGGTGAAGGCCACTTTGATGAAGGGTCCGTGCTCGTCGGCCCCGCCTTCGAGTTCGATGTCTCGTGCGAACACACGTAGGGGTCGGCGAGACCCGCCGACATTGAGGTGGTTGGCGGCCTGGAGATCACGCTCGCCAAGCCCTTCTTCTTCGAGCGCGAGCAGTTCTCGGTTGAGGACTTCACCCTGCGGCTGGAGCATGCTCGGCCCCCACATGGGGCCGGAGGGCGAGATCTCGAGTCGGGTGATGCGGCCTGTCGGGGCGTTTTCGGTGCGGGCGATGTCCTTGTCGACAGCGAACACCGAGCCGTTGTCGTGTTTCCAGGCGAGGTCGCCCGTAACGAGACTATCGAAGGTGTTCTCACGGATGCGGCGATCGAGAACACGGTTGAAGACGGCTCCCTGGAATGCGCTGATGTAGAGCTGGCGCTGCGCTTTGTCGATTGCACGGACAGCCTGTTCGGCGGACTTTCCTTGCCGGAGTGTTTCGAGCGCCTGCCGGTCGCTTCTCAGTGATTTCGGGCAGCGTTCGAGTGCTTTGTCGTAGTCGCCTTCGTCGTAGGCCTTGCGTGCTTTGCGCAGGTCGGGGGTCTCGATGTCGAGAGGCTTGCCCAGAAGTTCATTAAGAAGGTCCTGATAGCGGCCAAGGATGAGGTGGCGGCCAAGGTGATGGCCGTTGTCGCGGTAGCCAAAGCGCTGCTGCCCCAGATAGTTCGGCGCACCGACCTGCTCGATCTGTTTGAGGGTGGCGCGAGCGTGAACGACAGCGGTCGCGTTCACCCGACGGATTCGGATCACGAAGCGGTTGCCGGCGTGGTGGCCCCGGCGGAGCTTGTTGGTGTGGCGCGTGTGCCAGAGGACTTTCAGGCGCGGGGGCATCTCGACGTTGGCGAGTCGCTCGGCCTCATGTTTCTGGTTGGGCAGATAGACGGAGAGGAGCTGGCGGGTGACCGCGTGCTTGTCTTTGAGTCCGGCGTAGCCGATGTCGTTGCGGCTGACTCGAAAGGCCTTGGCGAGTCGGCGAACGACCTCGGCGGTCGGGAGTTCGCGCTTCTCGATGTAGAGGTAGACGTGTTCACCCTCACCGGAGGGCTCGTAAAGAGGGGCTTCCTCGACGAGGAAGTCTTCCGGGCGTTCTTTGATAACCCCGCCGATGCCGGGGAGGTTGGCGGTGAGTTGTGCGAGGTTGGCGGTGAGGGACATGGTGTTTGGCGCGTTCGGTATGGGAGCAAGACCCGGTTGGCTGTCCCGGGTGCGTCATCGTGTCAGGAATGACGGCCGTTCTTAGTCTTCGGGAGCGTTCGTCGCGACGAGGGCATGGAAAGCGTCGATGAGCTTGCGCGTGACCACGCCTGGCTTGCCGTCGCCAACGGTGCGGCCGTCGATTCTGGTGACGGGGATCACCTCGGCGGCGGTTCCGGTGAGGAAGAACTCGTCGGCGGTGTAGAGGTCGTGTCGGGTCAGATCGATCGACTCCACGCGGTAGCCCGACTGCACCGCGATCTGTTCGACGGTCTGCTTGGTGATGCCGTCGAGGATCCCGGCGTGCAGCGGGGGTGTGCGGATCACCGGTTCGCCAGCGACGTGCTTGACGATGAAGATGTTGTCGCCGGTGCACTCGGCCACATAGCCCTGATGGTTGAGCATCACGGCCTCCATCACGCCGGCGTCGATGGCTTCGATCTTGGCCAGGATGTTGTTGAGGTAGTTGAGGCTCTTGACTCTTGGCGAAAGAGCGGCGGGATGCGTACGGATGGTCGAGGCGGTGATGATCGCCATCCCATCGCGGTACATCTCTTCGGGGTAGAGCTTGATCGCGTCAGCGATGATAAACACCACGGGACGTGGGCAGCGGAACGGGTTGAGGCCGAGCGTCCCGGCTCCCCGGGTCACGGCGAGACGGATGTAGCCATCGTGCTGCTGGTTGGCGGCGGCGGTGGCTTTGACGGCGTCGGCGAGCTGATCGAGTGTCCAGGGGATCTCCATGCGGATCGCGCGGGCCGACTCGAAGAGCCGGACCAGATGGCTACGGAGCTTGAAGACGCGCCCGCTATAGATGCGGATGCCCTCGAACACCCCATCGCCATAGAGGACGCCGTGGTCGTAAACGCTGACGGCCGCGTGCTCGGAGGGCACCAGCTTGCCGTCAACCCAGACCTGTCGTCCTGTTGGGATCGACTCGGCGTTGGGCAGAAGCGAGCTGTCGGTGTCCGTGGCCACGGCGTGGATTCCTGAGGGTTTAGCCACCCACCTGGTAGCGCACGAACTTCTTGATGGTCGTGCCTGCGGGCAGGAGGTCCTTGATCTGCTTCTTGTCGTCCTTGACGAACGGCTGGCGGAGCAGGACGACGGAGTCGAGGTATTTGCGGATCTTGCCTTCGACCATCTTCTCGGCGATTTCTTTGGGCTTGCCGGATTCGATGGCTTGGGCGATAGCGATCTCGCGTTCTTTCTTAACGATCTCCTGGGGCACTTCCTCGGGGTTGACGCCCAGGGGTGCGGGGACGATCGCGGTGATATGCATGCACAGGTCGGCGAGCAGTTCGGGGGAGGCTTCGCCCTCGACCTCGACAACCACACCAATCTTACCGTTGTGATGGAGGTAGGTGCCGATCTTGGAGCTCGACCCGCCCAGGACTTCGGCCTTGGCAAACTGGACGTTTTCCTTGGTCGTCAGCCGGACGTTGTCGATGAGCGCCTTCATGGCGTCGTTGCTCTCGACGGGGCCGGCGCTGGCCTTGAGGGCTTCGTTGGCGACGCCTTTGACCATGGCGATGTAGTCGCCGTTGTTGGCGGTGAAGTCGGTTTCGGTGTTGATGGCGACGATCGCGGCCTTGGCCTTGTCATCGGCCACGGCGATGCCGATGCGTCCTTCGGCCGACTCGCGATCGGTGCGGCCATCCATCTTGGCCAGACCCTTCGTGCGGACGAGATCAACGGCGGCATCGAAATCGCCGCCTGCCTCTTCGAGGGCGGCTTTGCTTTCCATCATCCCGAGGCCCGTCGCTTTGCGAAGGGCCATCACGTCCTTGGCGGTGATCGCCATGGTTCGTCGCTCCCAGTTACGGTGAAAGACAAGTTGTCAGGTTATGGCGTCCGCACGCGCGGACCGCTTGTTTCTTGGTCACGAGGCGGCGGGGCCGGCTTGCTCGGTCGCGGCGCTGGCAACGGCCTCGGGGGACTCATCCTCGGGAGGTGCTCCGGCATCTTCAGCAGTGAACTGAGCGCGCTTGCTGCGTCGACGGGGCTGTCCATCTTCACCTACTTCGCCACCAGCGGCCTTGGCCTGCTCAGCGGCGGCCTGCCGGTTGTGCTTGCCCTCGGCGATGGCCTTGGCGAGGTTGGAGACGATCACCTCGATCGCTCGCATGGCGTCATCGTTGCCGGGGATGGGGATGTCGGCGTACTCGGGGTCGGAATCGGTATCGATCAGACAGACCGTGGGGATGCCGAGCTTCCGAGCTTCCTTGACCGCGTTGACCTCGTTGTTGACATCGATCACGACCATGGCTCCGGGCAGCTTGGTCATGTTGCGCAGGCCGGCGAGGTTACGGAGGATCTTGGTCTTCTCGCGGTTGAGCTGGCTCTCCATCTTCTTGGAATACTTCTCGATGTCGCCGGACTCTTCGAGGCGCTCGAGTTCTTCGAGCCTCTTGAGGCGCTCGCGGATGGTTCGGAAGTTGGTGAGTGTCCCGCCCAGCCAGCGTTCGGTGACGTAGTGCATGCCGACATCGGAGGCGTACTGCTCGACGATGGTGCGTGCCTGCCGCTTGGTGGCGACGAAGAGCACGTCCTTGCCATCGGCGACGGTCTGGGTGAGGAACTTACGCGCCAGCAGAAGACCTTTCACGGTCTCCTTGACATCGATGATGTGCATCTTCTGGCGTTTGCCGAAGATGTAGGGAGCCATCTTCGGGTTCCAGTGGGTCGAGCGGCTGCCGAAGTGAATTCCGGCTTCCACCAGATCCTTGACGAGTGAGGCCATAACGTGCTCCTGGGCCGCAGGCCCGAATAAACTCCGCACGCCAATCGAGGCGTGAGGTCTGCCGCATGTCGAGGGTTGCGATACCCCGTCATCAGCACCGGTGCGGCCACCGGGTTGCCTGAAAGATCAGTCTCTGCGGGCCGGATCGCCACGACGCGACCCTTGTACCCGCCAGCGAATCCTTTCGCCGGATCACTCAGTCTAAGCAGGGGTTAGGGAACCTGCAAGCAGGCTGAGCGGGGTCGCCAGGGACCGATCGGGTTCTGGGAGAAGGTCGAGAGCCCGGAATCAGGCCGGTTTGGGACCAGAATCACCCTCTGAGGCGGATTCGCCTTTCATCTTTTCTAATAGCCACTGCTGCTCACCGTACTTATAAGCCGTGACCATGATGAAGCTATAGAGCACAATGAAGGCGGCCAGGGCGTACCGCCAGCGGATTTCGAGAGCGACCATCGTGCAGCCGATGACTGCGAACATTCCGGCGGCGAGGTAGATGACCAGAACTGCCTGCTTGACCGAGAGACCGGCTTTGCGGAGAAGGTGGTGGATGTGCTGGCTGTCGGGGCTAAACAGGGGCTGCCCACGCATCTTACGCCTGAAAATAGCCAGCGACGTATCGGTGATGGGGACGGCGAAGGTGATGAGCGAGGCGGTCACCAGCAGCAGGGCCTTGCCGGGGACAGTGGCGAACATCAATACGGTGGCGATGCACAGGAACCCGAGCAACAACGAGCCGGCATCGCCCATGAAGATGGTGGCGGGGTTGAAGTTGTAGGGGAGGAAGCCCAGGACCCCACCGATGATCGCCAGACACATGACCAGGCGGACCGGGTGGCTGAGAATACCCTCAGCGAAGGCGCTGGTGTCGGACGTCTGGATCGCGACCAGTGCGGCGATGACCAGGAAGCCGGTCGCGGAGATAACGGTGACCCCGCCGGCGAGACCATCGAGCCCGTCAATGAGATTCAGGGCGTTGCAGGCTCCGATGACCAGGAAAGCGATCAGCGCGGTGCCCAACCAGTATTCCAGTCCGTACTGGGCGGTCATGATCCAGTCCGGGATCGGGTTCATCAAGCCGGTGGAGCGTTCGGTGGCGACGATCAGCTCGTGAACGATCTGCACGCCGACGTTCTCGTGAGCGAGCATGGCGGCAGCGAAGAGCTGGCCAGCGACTTTCATCCGCGGGCTCAGACCTGACACGTCGTCGATCAGCCCGGTGAGGCAGATCAGCCCGGCACCGACCACGATCCACATCGGGAAGCGGATGGTGGAGAGACCGTTGGTCATCATGGCATCGTGGGGCTCGGTGAAAGAGCCGGTGACGATCCCCGCGACCCAGCCGAGGAAGATCGCTACCCCGCCCAGGTACGCGACCGCCTGGATGTGGTTTTTCCTAATGAGGTCGGGCTTATCGACGATGTTGTTGTGAGTGGCGATGGATCGCATCACCGGCGTCATCACCAGCGAGACCAGGAACGCCACGAAAAAAACCGGCATATACGGGGCCACCACCTCGGAGAAGGTGAGGGCGACTTGCTCAGCCTCGGTCATATCCGCTTCTCCATGCTGGTGGCTGTGACCTTGTCCTGGCGGGCGATCTCGATGAGTTCATCGAGGGTCTGCTCCAGGGAGATCATCGGCTCAAAACCGATCGCGGCGCGGAGACGATCGATGCTCGGGGCTCGATCAGGCGTCTCCTCAAACCCCGGCGGGTAGACCTCATCGTAGGGTTTGAGGATCAACTCGGACGTTGTGCCCGCTCGCTCGATGACTCGTTGGGCCAGAGCGCCGATGGTGATCTGGTGTTCGCTACCGAGGTTGTAGGCACGCCCGTGGGTATCGGGCTTGCTCACCAGTTGACTCATCGCGCGGGTGACGTCCCGGACATCACAGAAGGCACGGGTCTGCGTGCCGTCGCCATAGACCTCCAACGGCTGATTGGCGACGACGCGGGCAACGAAGCGGGGCACGACCATGCCGTAGTGACCGACCTGGCGGGGACCGATGGTGTTGAACAGCCGGGCGATCACGGCGCGGAGTCCTCTGCGGCGCACGGCGTCGAGAACAAGGTGCTCATCAAGAGCCTTGGCCATGCCGTAAGCCCATCGAGACGACGTGGTCGGGCCGTAGACCAGGTCCCCGTCTTCCCGCAGCGGCAGATCGTTGCTGCGGCCGTAGACCTCGGAAGAGGAAGCGATCAGGAGCGAGGCGTCGTGCTCGACGGCAGCATCCACGACGATGGCGGTCTCGTCGATGTTGTTGCGGATCATCGAGGTCGGGTCTTCGAGAACCCGCTGGACACCCACGGAGGCGGCGAGGTGAAAGACCGCATCCACGCCTTGCCAGAGACTCGGCGTTGACGCCATGACACGACCCGCAAGGCCTTCGATCAGCTCGCAATCAGGCCCGAGCAGGTGCTGAAGGTTGTCAGCACTCCCGGTTGAGAGGTCATCGACGATGCGCAGGGACCATCCTTCAGCGAGCAGGTGCTCGGCGAGATGGGAACCGATGAAGCCGGCTCCGCCTGTGATGATGGCCTTGCCCGCCACGCGATCACCCCTGCCTGAGGCCCGAAGCTCCAGCGGACTCAGGCGGAGAGCCGGTCGGGCCCGCTGGTGCTCTGGTAGTCGTAGTAGGCCTGGTAGTTCTTCCTGAAGTATCCGCCTGCGGAGGACTGCACCCAGTTGAGGATCACGCCCAGGACTTCGGCTTTGTGACCGTCGAGCTGGCGGAGCATACGGTCGGCCATGCCTCGCTTGTCGGCTCCGGCGCGGACGACAGTGGCGACGGCATCGACGGACTTACTCATCAGCACCGGATCGGAGCTGAGCAGGGCTGGCGGGGCATCGAGGATGACCAGGTCGTACCGCGCGGAAAGGTCCGCGATCAGGTCGCGGAAGGTCTGGGTATCGAAGAGGTCGGAGACGGCGTTGGACGTGTGGCCCGCAGGAACCACAGCGAGCCCGCTCTCACCAGCCAGGGTGGTGACCTGATCGATCGAGGCGTCCCCGCGGAGCACATCGGCCAGACCGCGATCGGAACTAAGACCGAGCAGCGCAGCAAGACGTGGCCGGCGGAAGTTGGCATCGAGAAGAATGACCTTGCGGTGGTTCATCGCAAGGCTGGTCGCCAGGTTGTGCGCAACGGTCGTGGTCCCGCAGGTTGGCTGAGAGGCCGTGATCATCAGGGACTTGTGGCCCGCCTGCTCCATCCGTCGGAGCACAGCGGTACGCACCTGCCTGAACTGCTCGGCGATGAGGCTGTTGGCGTCCCGTTCGACCACACGGTCGATGGTGCCCGAACCCGAAGGGTCTTCGGTGGCGTCGGGAAGCAGGCCCAGGAGGTTGCCGCGGGAAAGCATGCGGACGTCGGTCGGCGACATCACCCTCTGATCGAGAAGCTCACGCACGAAGATCAGACCCGTGACCAGGCCCAGAAGAGCCACGGTGATACCGGGCACGATGACCATCAGCTTGGGGAAGGTCAGTTCAGCCTCGTTGGGCTGACTGATCTGACGGATCTGGAGACGCTCGTCCGTAAGCTGACGGCGATTGCGGATGCTGCCTAGTTCGCTCTGGACCACTTGCCGCTGGTTGAGCATTCGAGTCAGTTCGTCTTCGAGTTGGGTGTAGCGAGCGAGTCGCTCGGTCAGATCGACCATTTTGCGGGAGGACTCGTCGAGGCGCGGTTGGAGCCCTTCGAGCGTGGCTCGCAACTGCTCGACGATCTTGCCCGAAGTTTCGAGCCGGCCGGCCTGCATCTCGCGGGCGATACGGCTCTTCTCGCTCTTCTTCTCTTGCTCAATGGCCGCGATCTGGGCGTCAATGATCCTGATCTGCTGGTGACCCTCGCCGAAGCGAGCCAGAAGGGCTCGCTTGGCCTCCCTGAGCTGGCTCATCTGGTTGTTCATGCGTTGGATAGCGGGCATCATCTCTAACTCGGACTCGAGATCCGGTCCGATCTGGACGTCGCCCCGGCTCTGAGCATTCGCGAGTTGCTCATACTGGGCGGTTGCCTGCTCGAGCTGGAGCTTGATCCCGGTCATCTGCTCATTGAGAATCTGGAACTCCTGCGCAGCGGCGGAGCCTTCGCGGCGGAGGGATTCGAGACGCTCGGTCTGCAGGAACGTACGCTGCTGACGACGCAGACGGTCAACATCTTCGTCAAGCTGGCGCAATGAGGAAGTGAGAGAGGCAACGGCCGATTCATCACCCTGATTCAGGCCAGCTCGGAGAATCGAGTCGTAGGCCTGGGCCACTGCATTGGCAATGGGGGCGGCTTCTGAGGGGATTTCTGTCCAGACACCCAGTTCAATCAGCAGAGAGTTGCGCTGCGTACGAACCACGAGGTGGTTGTTAGCGAGAGAACGACGGGCATCATCAGGGGAATCAAACTGCTGAAACCACGTTGTGGCTTGCACAGAGGGTTGCTCAATCGCGCGCTGCATCACTTCCTGCCCGCGGATGCGCTGGGTTTCGCTGAGGATCCGCATCTCGATGATGTCTCGGCCGCGGGCAGTTTCGAGTCCAATGTCACTCGCTTGCCGGATCGGCGTCTGATAGGTCAGCAGGATGGTTGAGGTGTACTGGGGGGATGTGCTTCTCAGCACAAGATGCACAGCGACGCCAAGCACCAGACCAATGACCAGCGTGATGACCAGAGGCACCACATTCGCCCTCAGGGTCTTGATCGGGTCAATCGGACGGAAGCGTACGGAGCCTCCGCCTGTAGCGGGCTGGGTCGGTGGGGTGCTGGCACCAAGTGGATTCGCGGTCATAGCTTAATTTCCTCGGGTTCAACCCTGATTGAGCGCGTTCAGACGCTCGCGTGCCTTCTCCAGTGTCTCCGGGTCGTTTGACGCCTCCGCGTCCCTGATGGCCTGCTCCAGCAGGTCTCGTGCCGCTGCGGTCGATCCGAGATCGGCGAGCACGACCGCCAGATGATACTGATTCACGGGCATCCGACCGAAAGACAGACTCTGCTCGAGCGTCCGTCGGGCTTCGGCGGGCATCCCGGCCTTGAACTGCACCCAGCCGAGGGTGTCGAGTGTGTTGGGGTTCTGAGGGGCAAGGTTCACGGCCCGCTGGGCGTAATCAAGGGCGATCTGGGGCTCACCCAGGTCGTTACCCAGCAGGAAGGCGAGGTTGTTGAGCGTCAGCAGATCGCTCGGAACGATCTCCAGCACGGCCTCGTAAGCCACGCGGGCGTCGGCGTAGGCTCCCGAGAGCTGCAACGCTCGGCCCAGCAGGGTCAGTAGTTGATAACGCAGGGCCTGATCCTTCTGCTCCAGGCTGCCCTCGAGCGCACGGAGTCTGGACACCGCGTCGGCGAAGCGACCATCATTGGTTTCGAGTCGAGCCGCAGCAAGCTGAGCCCACAAGGGCTCGGTGCTCTGGGTGTTGCTCACGAGGATGTCGATCGCGGTCGGAAGATCAAATGAACGCTGCACACGGTCTGCAATCGCATTGAGTTCGTCGTAGGAGTCCGCACGCTCCAGCGCTCGGGTGAAGACCCGGCGGGCGGCCTCGCGACTGCCCGTTCGAGCTAACGCCTCGCCACGGATTGCCTGGATCGTCGGCTCGGCGGCGAGGATGTCCTGGTGCTGATCGATCAGGCTCAGAGCGAGGTCAGGCCGGTTGTTGTTGATCATCAGGCCAAGCAAGGCACCGACGTTCGCCGAGGACGGCTGGATCTCCACAGCATCACGCAGGAGCTGCACCGCATCCGCAGACCGTTGCTGACGGGCGGCAATCTGGGCTCCCAAGCGGTGCCAGAGCGTGTTTTCCGGGTTGAGCACAAGGGCCTCTTCCACGACGGCCCGGGCCTGCTGAGTCTCGCCGGTGAGCATGTGCAGCCGGATCAGCTTCTCGCGGGCGTTGGTCTGATTGGGCTCGCGGGCGAGAACCACCTGAAGTTCGCTGGCGGACCCGGCATAGTCGCCCGACCGCCTGCGGATATCAGAGAGCAGCAGACGCGCCGCGGTCTGAGTCGCATCGATCGACAGGGCCCGCTCGAGATCGCGGATCGCGGGCTCGGGGTCATCAAACGCGATCAGATTCGCACGACGGACCAGCGCCGGCACACTGTCCGGGTCGAGCTCAAGTGCCCGATTGACCAGAACCAGTGATTCATCCCGGTCGCCTTCCATCAAGAGCAGCTGGCTGCGGAGCAGGATCGTGGTGGCGGTCGCCTGGTCCTGCTGGGCCAGAAACTCGCGAGCCTCGTTCAAGCGATTGGCACGCAGAAGGGATTCAACCAGCCGGAGTGTGAGCATTTCCTCGTCGGGAAAGGTCGACTGGAGCTTCATGTACAGCGCGGTGGACAACTCGCTCTCGCCCTGCTCAAAGAGCAGTGCCGCCAGCTCACGACTGACGGTCATGTTCTCGCCCTCGAACGCGATGCCCTCGCGGTACGCCTGGACCGCAGCGGGCAGGTTGCCCGAGCGCAGTCGGTAGCGAGCCAGCAGCAGATAATCCTGAACAGCAACCTCAGCACCCCGCGTCGCGATGTACCGGCGGATCACAGCTTCTCCCTCGTCACCCCGCTCAGCCTGAAGCAGCACATTGGCCTGTGTCGCGACGTTGGGCAGATTAATGCCCTCGTCTTCGAGCAGTCGATCCACCACCGCTTCAGCATCGTCGTAGCGTTCCTCCTCAGCCATCATCAGGGCCAGAGCTCGCTTGTTGGCGTAGTCATTGGGCTCATCGTCTGCCAGGCGCTCTCGAGCAGCCAGCGCCAGATCCCGTTGGCCATGCTGCGTCTCATAAAGCAGATACAGATTGCGGATCTCGGCGTTGCGAGGTTGGATCTGGTATGCCTGCCGCAAAGCGTCGAGAGCCTCTATGGGACGGCCCTGCTCGTTGCGAATCGCCGCGAGCAGACGGAGTGCATCGAGATTGTTGCCCCGCTGAGCGAGGGCCTGCTGGATAGCGTCTGCGGCCTGCTCGAGCAGGCCCTGACGCCGATAGATCTCCCCAAGCAACGTCCAGCTCTCGGGGTTCACTCGGTCAATATCAAGTCCTTGGCGCAGCACGATCGCGGCCTGCTCGAACTCCTGCTGAGCGGCAAGCACCCGGGCGCGGAAGAAGGCACCGTTGACCCTGTCGATGTTCTTCTGCCGGGCAAGCTCCGCGACCTGTTCGGCTTGAGCCCAGTCCTGCTGAACCATCGCCAGGTCGAACCGAAGCTCGACGATCGTGTTGTCGTCGGGGTTGATCGCGGCCGCCTCATCAATCGCGCTTTGGGCAGCGGAAAAGTTGCGTGACCGGATCGCGGCTCGAGCTTTACCTATAGCTAGGGCAAAAGGCGTCGCCTGCTGCTGGAAGACTTCGGTCAGGGCTTCGCTAATGTCACCGCCTTCGGCGAGCGTGCGCAATAGACCGGTCGCCTGAGCATCAGCCCCCGCAGACTCTGCCGCTTCGATCAGCATGAGCTTCTCGGCTGGGTCCTCGATGTAACGCATGACCTGGGCGAGGACTTGAGCGTTGCCGGGATCCTCCTGCAGCATCTCACGGAGCACTTGTTCCGCCTCATCATCACGATTGAGGTCACGCAGCAGTCTCGCTCCAAGCAACCCGATGCTGCCGTCAGCGGCTTGAGCGCTGGTCTTGAGCCCTTCGAGGATTTGCTGCTTCTCGGCATCAGTACCGTGCCGAATGATCAGCTGCGCCATCGCATTGTTCGCAAACGCGTCACCTGGGTTGCGGGCCATCAGGTCTTCGATGTGACGGCGGGCCTCATCCGGCTTTTGCTCAGCGAGATAGACCTCGACCAGCTCCTGCCGTGCCTCGGTGAAGCTAGGGCGAGAGGCCAGGATGGACTCGAGACGGTCCGCCGCAGCACCCCATTGCTTCTGGAGCCTCCGCGTCTTGGCTGAGAGCAGCAGCGCCTCGAGATTGGACTCGCCATACTGAGCCGAGGCGCGATCGAAGAGGATGGCGGCCTGACGAAAATCCTGCTTCGAGTAAGCGAGCTTGCCCGAGAGCATGGTGACCTGAGGAAGGTCGGGGAAGGTGATCTCCAACTCCTTGGCCAACTCACCAATGCGATCCAGAATCGGCGGACGCTGGTCCGCAGGTAGACGATCAGCCAGCAGGAACAGCCCGTTGGCCATCTCCAGACTCGCCATCAACCGCGTGTTCCGCGAGAGCAGGGTCGGGATGGGCGGGGCCTTGGCTTCGGTCAGCCGGCGGACTTCCTCCGCAGTAGCAACCGCTATTTCGGGCTGGCCACTCGCGCGATAGAGCATCAGCAGGCGTAGTCGCAGCGAAGCGTCATTGGGCATGGCCTCGACGGCCCGTTGCGCGAGACGAAGGGCTCGCTCCTGATCGGCAAGCACCGCCGACTGGCGATCTCCGCTGGGATCAACGTCGGTCACGGTCGGCCCGCCTGAGCGCCCACGATCCAGGATCGCGAGCGCCGACTGAACCGCACGCCGGGATGGGATGGCTTCGAGCATCGCGCCCTCGATCTGGCCAAAAACCTCCTGAGCTTGCTCACGCATCCCGGTCTCGGGGACGAGCGCCAGGGTGACAAAATCCAGCCGCCGATCGATGTCGTTCTCACTGGCTTCGAGCAGTCGGGCAAGGATCTCGTTTGCTTCACCACGGAGCTCAGTGACTTCTGGGTCGTCACTCGCCAGGCGGCTGATGCGCTGAGCCTCGATGAGCATCCATGAAGCCAGGCCGTAGAGCGCCTCTGCGTCGTCAGGGTTCTGCTCCAGGTAAGTCTCAAGATCAGCACGCCCCTGCTCCCGCTGAGTCTGGTCCGCGATGCCACGGCTCATGCGGACCGCTGTCGAGAGCCCGCGATACTTGCGTGCGATCATGTCATCCTGAACCGAACGCAGCCTCTCGTCGGCGATCTGATAGATCCAGTCGATGAAGCCGGGGTCCAGTTCGCGGCGGAGCTGGTCGAGGAACTGATACTGAGCTAGCTGCGCTTCGGGGTCGTTGATGCGGAGCGTCGAGATCTTCCGCCTGACCGATCGCATCTCGTCGAGACGGGTCCGAGCCTTCTGATAATCGTCGACGGGAATATCGCGATAAAACTCGAAGAGCATGTTGAGCAGCTCGACGTTGTTGGGATCGTCGGAAACCGCTTTCCCCAACTCCTCCATCGCCAGCCGGTAATCCCCCGCATCAAACGACTCGCGCGCCTCAGCCGCACGAGCGATCGGGTCCTGATAGACCGCGAAGAAGTAGAACGCCCCGGCCCCGCCCACGACCAGGACGAGGGCGGCAACCAGCATGAGGACGAACGGCGTATTGATGCGCTGCTTCTTGGCCATGGGATTCAGACTCTCTCGTTCCATCAGGCCCGACTTC
This Phycisphaeraceae bacterium DNA region includes the following protein-coding sequences:
- a CDS encoding AAA family ATPase; its protein translation is MTANPLGASTPPTQPATGGGSVRFRPIDPIKTLRANVVPLVITLVIGLVLGVAVHLVLRSTSPQYTSTILLTYQTPIRQASDIGLETARGRDIIEMRILSETQRIRGQEVMQRAIEQPSVQATTWFQQFDSPDDARRSLANNHLVVRTQRNSLLIELGVWTEIPSEAAPIANAVAQAYDSILRAGLNQGDESAVASLTSSLRQLDEDVDRLRRQQRTFLQTERLESLRREGSAAAQEFQILNEQMTGIKLQLEQATAQYEQLANAQSRGDVQIGPDLESELEMMPAIQRMNNQMSQLREAKRALLARFGEGHQQIRIIDAQIAAIEQEKKSEKSRIAREMQAGRLETSGKIVEQLRATLEGLQPRLDESSRKMVDLTERLARYTQLEDELTRMLNQRQVVQSELGSIRNRRQLTDERLQIRQISQPNEAELTFPKLMVIVPGITVALLGLVTGLIFVRELLDQRVMSPTDVRMLSRGNLLGLLPDATEDPSGSGTIDRVVERDANSLIAEQFRQVRTAVLRRMEQAGHKSLMITASQPTCGTTTVAHNLATSLAMNHRKVILLDANFRRPRLAALLGLSSDRGLADVLRGDASIDQVTTLAGESGLAVVPAGHTSNAVSDLFDTQTFRDLIADLSARYDLVILDAPPALLSSDPVLMSKSVDAVATVVRAGADKRGMADRMLRQLDGHKAEVLGVILNWVQSSAGGYFRKNYQAYYDYQSTSGPDRLSA
- a CDS encoding tetratricopeptide repeat protein, producing the protein MERESLNPMAKKQRINTPFVLMLVAALVLVVGGAGAFYFFAVYQDPIARAAEARESFDAGDYRLAMEELGKAVSDDPNNVELLNMLFEFYRDIPVDDYQKARTRLDEMRSVRRKISTLRINDPEAQLAQYQFLDQLRRELDPGFIDWIYQIADERLRSVQDDMIARKYRGLSTAVRMSRGIADQTQREQGRADLETYLEQNPDDAEALYGLASWMLIEAQRISRLASDDPEVTELRGEANEILARLLEASENDIDRRLDFVTLALVPETGMREQAQEVFGQIEGAMLEAIPSRRAVQSALAILDRGRSGGPTVTDVDPSGDRQSAVLADQERALRLAQRAVEAMPNDASLRLRLLMLYRASGQPEIAVATAEEVRRLTEAKAPPIPTLLSRNTRLMASLEMANGLFLLADRLPADQRPPILDRIGELAKELEITFPDLPQVTMLSGKLAYSKQDFRQAAILFDRASAQYGESNLEALLLSAKTRRLQKQWGAAADRLESILASRPSFTEARQELVEVYLAEQKPDEARRHIEDLMARNPGDAFANNAMAQLIIRHGTDAEKQQILEGLKTSAQAADGSIGLLGARLLRDLNRDDEAEQVLREMLQEDPGNAQVLAQVMRYIEDPAEKLMLIEAAESAGADAQATGLLRTLAEGGDISEALTEVFQQQATPFALAIGKARAAIRSRNFSAAQSAIDEAAAINPDDNTIVELRFDLAMVQQDWAQAEQVAELARQKNIDRVNGAFFRARVLAAQQEFEQAAIVLRQGLDIDRVNPESWTLLGEIYRRQGLLEQAADAIQQALAQRGNNLDALRLLAAIRNEQGRPIEALDALRQAYQIQPRNAEIRNLYLLYETQHGQRDLALAARERLADDEPNDYANKRALALMMAEEERYDDAEAVVDRLLEDEGINLPNVATQANVLLQAERGDEGEAVIRRYIATRGAEVAVQDYLLLARYRLRSGNLPAAVQAYREGIAFEGENMTVSRELAALLFEQGESELSTALYMKLQSTFPDEEMLTLRLVESLLRANRLNEAREFLAQQDQATATTILLRSQLLLMEGDRDESLVLVNRALELDPDSVPALVRRANLIAFDDPEPAIRDLERALSIDATQTAARLLLSDIRRRSGDYAGSASELQVVLAREPNQTNAREKLIRLHMLTGETQQARAVVEEALVLNPENTLWHRLGAQIAARQQRSADAVQLLRDAVEIQPSSANVGALLGLMINNNRPDLALSLIDQHQDILAAEPTIQAIRGEALARTGSREAARRVFTRALERADSYDELNAIADRVQRSFDLPTAIDILVSNTQSTEPLWAQLAAARLETNDGRFADAVSRLRALEGSLEQKDQALRYQLLTLLGRALQLSGAYADARVAYEAVLEIVPSDLLTLNNLAFLLGNDLGEPQIALDYAQRAVNLAPQNPNTLDTLGWVQFKAGMPAEARRTLEQSLSFGRMPVNQYHLAVVLADLGSTAAARDLLEQAIRDAEASNDPETLEKARERLNALNQG